A segment of the Triticum urartu cultivar G1812 chromosome 1, Tu2.1, whole genome shotgun sequence genome:
GCTCTCATCCTAGTAGTAATTCGGCTTAAACGGCCAGTCTGATGAGCATGATCTATCATCTCCTGGACAGATGATTCTGGAGGCCCTTCAAACCTACTCGCGCTAGTCATAATCTGCTGATCAAGAATGCGTCTCCAAGAAGATAATATCCCATGTGCCTCGCCAAGCCTACGAGAAATTGGGCGCAAATGATGGAACTGTTGTCGAAAACTCTCAAGCCGGTTCCCATGTGGCCTGGCGGGAATGTTAGGACTGGACACGTTGCCATCGTCTGCGACTTTCTTCTCCACATCGGAAGTTGAATTCCCTCTCCCATAGATAGGAGTGATGTTTCCTTCAGTGACCTCACCTTTGCAGACAGGGCATTCCTTGTGGGTGGAATGAATATGCAGCCACTGGTACAAACAAGGCCAGCAGAAGAGATGGCCGCAAGAAGTGACCACCGGCTCGTCGGCCATCTCAAAGCAGATGTTGCACTCAAACATGGCAGTGCTCCTGCCACGGTCCGCCGGCTCATCCTCGGCACCCACCATGGCACCATTGTCAACCACCTTATTCTCCTCGACGGCATCCTGCACGGGCTGCTGTTGCGGCGGTTCCAGTGCAGCCTCGTTGTCCGGGCTAGGGGCCTCGGAGCTGAGAGGAGGAAGGTCTGAGCGGAAGCGCCTGGGACGGAGGCAGCGCAGCTGGCGGCCATTCATGGAGATGGCGCGGCGGTAGCGCTCGGAACGCTCCGGGCGGAAGGTGGAGGAGGCCGTGGAGGAGGAGGGGCGGTCGACCCAGCCGAGCAGCTCGCTGGGCCGCGGCGGTGGTGGGGGTGGCGGGGGCGGGTGCGAGAAGCCGAACTCTTGGGCGAGCTCGGTTATGGGAACCTCCTCGGCCTGGAGGTAGGGCGCGCGCAGCACGGAGGCGGAGATGTGGTATGGTTCGGGCGGCGGGCGCATCAGGTCGGCGCGGGTGGGGGAGTAGGGCGGGTGGAGCGGGTCCGGGTCCCGGTCCCGGTCCCGGTCGGGCGGCGGGGCGTCcgcggaggcggcggaggaggaaggcgaggaGGAGAGCATGGAATTGCCGAGGGCGAGGTCGGAGCCGAgatcggggcggcgcgggcgcggggcGCGGGGGAGGCCGAGGTAGAGGTTCAGATCCATCCTTCTGCGGCTCCGGGCGGCATCATCGGCGTCCATCCACGCCTTCCCCGCCTAGCTGCGCCCTCCCGCGCCGTCTCCGCCGTCGCGGTCACCCCGGCGCGGCGCAAACGCAACCACCCACCTCACCACCATCGCGCGTCGCCGCGCGGGGCAAACGCGAAGCACATGtgcgggcgggcgggcgggaaCGGAGGGCGGGGGACGGCGGCCGGCGCGCGGGCTGGCGAGGAAATTGGGCGGAGGTAGGTGgtggttgcggcggcggcggcggcggcggtgaggggTGGGGAATTACGGGAGGGGGGGAAGGGATGGGGCTGGGGAGGGGAGGAGAAATGGAGGAACGGGGAGAGGCACGAGGTGCGCGAGGTTTTTGTTGGTGCCGGAAAAACAGAGCGCCACGTCAGCGCGCACCCCCACCGCCAGAAAGGGGGGGAGGCTGTCCCGGCGAGGCGAATCTACCCGCCCGCCCGCGTGCGTGTCTAGCTGCGCTTTGCGGCCGTGTGTGTAAAGATCGTCTCCGTCGTGGGCGAGCGGTGTGTGGCCACCGGGCCGTCGGGCAGGCCGTTTCTTTTACTCTTGGACCTCACTCAATTAGAACTGCTGTACATTTGAGGCCTCGTTATGTCGAAGCTCAATTCACACAGAGATTTTTTTTTGCACGGTGAAAGAAAGTTTTATTCCGTAATGATAGGGTTACAATCTCGAGACAATAAGTCCTCACAACACGGAGGGATCGAGTTCAACCATACCGCAGTACAAGATTCAGTACGGCTACAAAATGCCAATTGATGTATTACCCTATTTTATTCCCTACTAATCTTTAGAGGAACAAACTCTCTAACAACCATATTTTCTCTAATCTCAGCAGCTAAGTGCCCATAAGCCGACCTGGACAAGGTATCGCCGGCAATAATAGCTAAAGCATTAACAGAATCAGATTGTACCATCATCAGAAAATTTGAATGTTGAATGACCAGTGCTATCCCTTGCATAATCGCATGTATTTCCGCTTTCAGGGCATCATTGCAATGAAAAATATATCTACATGCCGCGAAAATCATCGAGCCATCTTCCCTTCGTAAGACCATTCCGGCCGCTGACCGGCCAACCATGCTTGAAAAGGAGCCATCAACAGAAAGTGCCACCCAGCCCGACGGCGATGGTGGCCACAACTTTGGGACCAGGTTCATTTTTTCTTGATAAACCCGACTGTCATCACACATCACCATCTTTCCTTTTATATTTTCCTCCATACTATATTTGCTGACAAGATTTAGAGATTTGTAGTAACTGTCCAAAAATTGCACAGTCACCTCCACTGGGGTCTCCTTTTTACCTTGCGCTATGTCATTGCGAAGCTGCCAAATTCGTCAGATAGTCATGATTACTCGGTCACGGATAAGATCTGGACAATTAGATAGCACTTGCAACAGCCAACCCTTTCCCGTATCCACAAGACTTGAGTCATCTGGCAAGGGCCATATCATACGTAGAGCCTCCCACACATGACGAGCATGCACACATGTGATAAGAGCAACATAGAGATGGGTGGACATAGTTGTGGGAATGGTCACCTCAGTTTCTTTTTTAGTGATCTTTAATGGACAGAAACGTGATGAATTTCAACCAACACGAGGTATCCGTCAGGGGATCCGATTTCACCACACCTTTTTTTGCTGGCAGTATAGGGCCTTTCGTGCCTTTTAAAATCTAGAGTTCGGTGATCCAGTCTTGGCGGAATACAAGTGGCTTCATCGGCTCCACCGGTGAACCATTTGTTATTTGCAGATGACAACCTATTGTTTTTTAAAGCAAATAGTGAgggggctgatacgtctccaacgtatctataattttttattgttccgtgctattacatattctgttttgaatgtttaatgggcttcattatacacttttatatttttttgggactaaagtattaacccaaggcccagtgcaaattgctgttttttttcctatttcagtgttccgcagaaagggaatatcaaacggaatccaaacggaatgaaaccttcaggagagttatttttggaacaaacgtgatccggaggacttggagtagacgtcaagcaatcaacgaggtggccacgaggcagggggcgcgccctcccccctcgtgggcccctcgtggcaccaccgacctacttcttcctcctatatatgttcatataccTCGAAAACAttcaggagcaccacgaaaccctatttccaccgccgcaaccttctgtacccatgagatcccatcttggggccttttctggcgctccgccggaggcgccggagggggcatcgatcacagagggcttctacatcaacaccatagcctctccgatgatgtgtgagtagtttacctcagaccttcgggtccatagttattagctagatggcttcttctctctctttggatctcaatacatagttctccccgttcttcttggagatctattcgatgtaactcttttttgcggtgtgtttgtcgagatccgatgaattgtgggtttatgatcaagattatctatgaacaatatttgaatctcctctgaattcttttatgtatgatttgttatctttgcaagtctctttgaagtatcagtttggtttggcctactagattgatctttcttgcaatgggagaagtgcttagctttgggttcaatcttgcgttgctcgatcccagtgacagaaagggaaacgacatgtattgtattgttgccatcgaggataaaaagatggggtttatttcatgtcatcttacctaatgcgttactctgttcttatgaacttaatactctagatgcatgctggatagtggtcgatgtgtggagtaatagtagtagatgcaggcaggagtcggtctacttgtcacagacgtgatgcctatatacatgatcgtgcctagatattctcataattatttgcttttctatcaattgctcgatagtaatttgttcacccattgtaatacttatgctaccttgagagaagccactagtgaaacctatggcccccgggtctattctctattatattaatctcctgtcgacaagttatttctggcaccgtttattttgcaatctttacttttaatctttattatgaaaataccaaaaatattatcttatcatctctatcagatctcactttgcaagtggtcgtgaagggattgacaacccctttatcgcgttggttgcaaggttcttatttgtttatgtaggtacaagggacttgcgtgcggcctcctactggattgataccttggttctcaaaaactaaggaaaatacttacgctactctgctgcatcaccctttcctcttcaaggaaaaaccaacgcagtgctcaagaggtagcaagaaggatttctggcgccgttgtcggggagtctacgcacaagtcaagacataccaagtacccattgctacctcttgagcactacgttggttttccccgaagaggaagggatgatgcagcaaagtagtgtaagtatctccctcagtttttgagaaccaaggtatcaatccagtaggaggctacgcgcgagtccctcgtacctgtacaaaacaaataaatcttcgcaaccaacgcaaataggggttgtcaatccctatgaggccacttacgagagtgagatctgatagatatgataagataatatttttggtatttttatgataaagatgcaaagtaaaataaaggcaaagcactacaaaaaaagacacatccatgacattttaggccgaacgaaatttttttctatcatacatatgacacttctatgacgataattgtgacaaaacctggtatcatcatagatgtggtgggctcctacttctatgacaaaaaatcatgacagaaaatgggcttttcgtcctgggcgggccggagacacagctgcatgacattctttggaccgtccatgacggaaaaaaccgtggtagaagcgagggcgatgaaaatttcagggagttcccggttacggtgggaggtcggggccgagcgatgcgcgtttctctcgtacacatacgcgcgtgtgtgcgaggcattggctctaactgaatccgagagaggcgttgggctctaactgaacccgagcgattgcactgcaggctacacgttattgaacccgagcgatcgatcgatggctgttaactgaacccgatcgagcgattccttcgctactgctgctaattgaagccgatcgatgctgcctctaggatgaacagtgagtgttgcagggggggt
Coding sequences within it:
- the LOC125521625 gene encoding uncharacterized protein LOC125521625, coding for MDADDAARSRRRMDLNLYLGLPRAPRPRRPDLGSDLALGNSMLSSSPSSSAASADAPPPDRDRDRDPDPLHPPYSPTRADLMRPPPEPYHISASVLRAPYLQAEEVPITELAQEFGFSHPPPPPPPPPRPSELLGWVDRPSSSTASSTFRPERSERYRRAISMNGRQLRCLRPRRFRSDLPPLSSEAPSPDNEAALEPPQQQPVQDAVEENKVVDNGAMVGAEDEPADRGRSTAMFECNICFEMADEPVVTSCGHLFCWPCLYQWLHIHSTHKECPVCKGEVTEGNITPIYGRGNSTSDVEKKVADDGNVSSPNIPARPHGNRLESFRQQFHHLRPISRRLGEAHGILSSWRRILDQQIMTSASRFEGPPESSVQEMIDHAHQTGRLSRITTRMRARRLQREAENPAFVSSSTPDGGMPGSSTPDPPRRSSSPLSSEGIDLLQRLTLVGLANTERLATAVSDLRRISRPSLRASTSSNLPNHEPPVDGIHAAAAPSADQTSNSSTMAVIQEDAAFTESVGEPSNAGSSRTLRRRGRSDALGSLDVDGGETHRNKRRRLN